A DNA window from Malus domestica chromosome 12, GDT2T_hap1 contains the following coding sequences:
- the LOC114819986 gene encoding uncharacterized protein, with product MELMQEFVFGLWRLWKNKNDLIFKGVSHQPLDILGLWTRNLGEFKEAGFQRTISAHPSDGLSTLAPARRSGLWRKPSFGTIKVNTDAAWRKETLYAGVGWVARDFAGLLQAAGGSGGRLCHSAAAAEMLAIRTALEFCVRFGFNSVAIESDAKNIIQMLRNETTPDFSLECTFGDIATLARGLESVTFDFVSRESNRAAHSVAKYVFQEGKESGK from the coding sequence atggagttgATGCAAGAATTTGTGTTTGGGCTTTGGCGTCTctggaaaaacaaaaatgattTAATTTTCAAAGGCGTGTCCCATCAACCCCTTGATATCCTCGGGCTCTGGACGAGGAACCTGGGCGAGTTCAAGGAGGCGGGATTTCAAAGAACGATAAGTGCTCACCCCTCTGATGGCTTGTCGACCCTAGCCCCGGCAAGAAGATCTGGTCTGTGGAGGAAGCCGAGCTTCGGCACCATCAAGGTAAATACTGATGCTGCTTGGCGCAAGGAGACTTTATATGCAGGTGTGGGATGGGTTGCTCGAGACTTTGCTGGTTTGCTGCAGGCGGCGGGGGGCTCGGGAGGGAGACTATGCCATAGTGCTGCAGCAGCTGAAATGTTAGCAATCCGCACTGCTTTGGAATTCTGTGTTCGTTTTGGTTTCAATTCTGTGGCCATCGAATCAGATGCTAAGAATATAATCCAAATGCTTCGGAATGAGACTACCCCTGACTTCAGTTTGGAATGTACTTTTGGTGACATCGCGACTCTAGCCCGTGGTTTGGAGTCGGTAACTTTCGATTTTGTTTCTCGGGAAAGTAACCGTGCGGCGCACTCGGTGGCCAAGTATGTTTTCCAAGAAGGAAAGGAGTCGGGAAAGTAA
- the LOC103413647 gene encoding pentatricopeptide repeat-containing protein At1g80270, mitochondrial-like, translating to MWALRRASFPLRNQAFNIGTSRVCCANLELPMTDRHEDVCFFESCKSLSDECLPSKRLYHTTCVSWNFSMDKHSLSSQAGAKSNGEEDDLEDGFSELETPSSVEAIPEINGNDENIDELISEPELSEVDEEVEVSQHELELSETETDPSDKISRKKRNPLALYKAILAFPGFSVHGALDKWVEEGNEINRTQISMALLNFRRRQMFGRALQLSEWLEEHKKIEFNERDYATRLGLIAKVRGLQRAENYLEKIPKSFRGEVMYQTLLAYCVSTSNMKKAEEVFNKMKDLEFSVTAFTCNQLLLLYKRLDKKKIPAVLLLMEKEDVKPTAFTYKVLIDTKGQSNDITGMERVYETMKAEGIEPEISTKATLARHYAAGGLKEKAEAVLKDMESGSLKQNRWACQSLLPLYAELGNANEVRRVWKVCESNPLFVECLAAIEAWGKLKKIEEAEAVFDKMLKSGKKLSSKHYSVMLKVYANNKMLDKGKDLVKRMADNDCEIGPLTWDALVKLYVEAGEVGRADSILQKAAQNNQKKPMFTSYMTILEQYSQKGDIHNSEKIFHSMRQAGYTPHLRQFQSLIQAYVNAKAPAYGIWERMKADNIFPNKSALAQLAQVDPFKKTAVSDLFD from the exons ATGTGGGCTCTCCGCCGTGCTTCTTTTCCTCTCAG GAACCAAGCATTCAACATAGGAACTTCTCGTGTATGTTGTGCTAATTTGGAGCTACCAATGACTGACAGACACGAGGATGTTTGTTTCTTTGAGTCCTGTAAATCATTGTCTGATGAATGTCTGCCTTCCAAGAGACTATACCACACAACATGTGTTTCTTGGAACTTCTCCATGGATAAACACAGCCTTTCTTCACAAGCTGGTGCAAAAAGCAATGGCGAGGAAGATGACTTGGAAGATGGGTTCTCTGAACTTGAAACACCATCTAGTGTTGAAGCAATTCCAGAGATCAATGGAAATGATGAAAATATAGATGAATTAATTTCTGAACCAGAACTCTCTGAAGTTgatgaagaagttgaggtttcCCAACATGAGCTAGAGTTGTCAGAGACTGAGACTGATCCAAGTGATAAAATATCGCGAAAGAAAAGAAACCCTTTAGCACTTTACAAGGCCATCTTAGCTTTCCCGGGTTTCTCTGTTCATGGTGCTCTTGATAAGTGGGTAGAAGAAGGAAATGAAATAAACCGGACACAGATATCGATGGCCCTGCTCAATTTTCGCAGGCGTCAAATGTTTGGGAGGGCATTACAG CTTTCAGAGTGGTTGGAGGAGCATAAGAAGATTGAATTTAATGAAAGAGACTATGCAACTCGTCTCGGCTTAATCGCCAAAGTACGTGGCCTCCAAAGGGCAGAAAACTATCTCGAGAAGATTCCAAAATCCTTTAGAGGTGAGGTAATGTACCAAACCCTGTTGGCATACTGTGTCTCTACCAGCAATATGAAGAAAGCCGAAGAAGTTTTCAACAAAATGAAGGACCTAGAATTCTCGGTCACAGCATTTACTTGCAACCAGTTGCTACTCCTCTACAAGAGGCTTGACAAGAAGAAGATACCAGCTGTATTACTGTTAATGGAGAAAGAAGATGTCAAGCCAACTGCCTTCACATATAAAGTCCTAATAGATACAAAAGGCCAGTCAAATGACATAACTGGAATGGAGCGAGTTTATGAGACAATGAAGGCGGAAGGCATTGAGCCAGAAATCAGCACAAAAGCCACCTTGGCTAGGCACTATGCCGCTGGCGGTCTTAAAGAAAAAGCCGAAGCGGTTTTGAAGGACATGGAATCTGGAAGCTTAAAACAGAATCGTTGGGCTTGTCAATCTTTGCTTCCCCTTTATGCTGAGTTGGGAAATGCCAACGAAGTACGGAGAGTTTGGAAGGTTTGTGAATCAAATCCTCTGTTTGTAGAGTGTTTGGCTGCAATCGAAGCTTGGGGAAAGTTGAAAAAGATTGAAGAAGCAGAGGCAGTTTTTGATAAGATGTTAAAATCAGGGAAGAAACTTTCTTCCAAGCATTATTCTGTGATGTTGAAGGTGTATGCGAACAATAAAATGCTAGACAAGGGTAAAGATCTTGTCAAGCGTATGGCAGATAACGATTGCGAGATTGGGCCATTAACTTGGGATGCACTTGTGAAACTCTATGTGGAAGCAGGAGAGGTTGGAAGGGCTGATTCTATTTTGCAGAAGGCTGCCCAGAACAACCAAAAGAAGCCAATGTTCACTTCTTATATGACAATTTTGGAACAATATTCACAAAAGGGGGACATCCATAACTCAGAAAAGATATTTCATAGCATGAGACAGGCTGGTTATACGCCTCACCTTCGTCAGTTCCAATCTCTTATTCAGGCCTATGTAAATGCCAAGGCTCCAGCTTATGGAATCTGGGAGAGGATGAAAGCAGATAATATCTTTCCCAACAAATCTGCACTGGCGCAGTTGGCACAAGTTGATCCATTTAAGAAGACAGCAGTGTCGGatttgtttgattga